tgaaatcttttaaaaaaaatttaaaaatgcaataaaaataatctattcatTTCTCAAGGAAAAAGAATCATGCATATGTACAATTAATTTACTGTAAGTGTGGTCATCACACattatttataaagttaaaaactCGTAACCTAAGTGTTGTGCTATGGAAGAATAGTTAAATACACAAAGGCACGGAGATGGGCTAATAGCCAATTTAAGCCATGTTTTAAAATGACACTTatgacatgaaaaatgctcacAATACATTtataagctgaaaaaaaaaaaaaaaaaccaaaacagaaattgACAGCCTAAAGTTAGCTCTCATGTCTTAGCGCAGGCAGAGATGGGATGGTCTTTTGTGGAGCTTAATCAGACACGCAGTTATCCCCCAAATAGAAGCAACGTATACCTACTTTTCTGGTTTTTAAGCAAGTTGAAATGAGAATGCCAGCCGTCTGCCCCTGTGTCACCAAACATCTGATTCTGACTCTTGTAAAGGAGAGAGCTGAGAGAAATGACATGAACTGTAAAaagtatttgaatatatatattttttaaacagaatgttttatttactttaagtCAGCTGGGGATAATTACCTGTATTTATATGTTAAGACATTTCACctcattgaaaaacaaaaagataaaatgttatattagagATCCTTGACTTTCATGTGTTTGCTGCTCTGGGTTGAGAACATGTTCAGCTCTTCCCTGCAAGATGTGTTTCAGTATTACAACTCATCAACAAAAGGTGTATGGCCCAGATTTCCACTTGCCGCCATTGACTTCCGGCCAGAAACAAACTTCTTTGCAGCGTTTACAACATCGGCGTCAGCTACGGAGTCTATCTGCTGAAGGACTGTGGCTGGCGGCGTGTATGATCCCGCACCCAGTGCCTGGGACCCGACTTCATCCAGGAACCCCTCAGAAACCTCCACTGACATTAGGTAGCCAGCTTTCAGTTTGTTCTTGGCAGCTTGGACGTCTGCATTGGAAAGGTTTCCTTGAGCAATCGTTTTTTACTTGGCTATAGGCAGCCTTGATAACATCTCCAGCTGCGGCAGCCTGCGAGACCGTGTAAATCCCAAAGAGTCCAGAATCCGAGTAACTGGCGTTAAAAGCGGAAACATCAAATGGCTGGTGAACTCCCTTGGCAACAGCCTGGTACAGAGAGCTGGTGGGATTGCTGCCCCTCTTGACATGTGGTCCAGCACCAAGAACATACTGGAGAACACTAAATGCATTTGCTTCCGCACTTCCTGTGGCAGCACTTTCAGCTACAAGAGCAGCATGAACAAGACTGTCTCCATTCTGCTCTCGGATTTCACCTCCACGGTACTTGGCCTTCGCACCAGGTAAACCAAGCCCACCCCTCATGTTGAGAAACTGTTCTGCAACTTGCTTTAGAACAGGGTGACTCACACCAAGTCCAACCAAAGCCATTCTCGCACTTGTGAAATGGTTCTAAACAAAATAATGCAACTCATCTGGTGTCACTTTTCCAATCCTATAATCAGGACAATGCAGGGAATTGGCCGAGGCATTTTGGTAAGCTGCAGCATGCAGATTTTCAAGGACATGAGCCTGTGGATTCTGAAAAGCTACAGCTTTGTCAATTCTTAGCTGAGACTGAAGAGCAGCCACTTCCCAACGATGAAATTCTGGGATGTGGTGACATTGAGCAGTAACTCCATTAGAACATCAACATGGTCCCGCAGGCATTCCACAGTGTAGGCCATGCTTTCCCTGGTTGAAGTCACACTTAATTTACCACCAACTGCTTCGATTCCACGGGTTATCTTGAAAGATGAAGCTCCTTTAGTAGTCAAACTGGATGCAAGACGAAGCAGATGAGAGGTTCCTAAGTTGTTGGAGTCCTCATGTCTGCTGCCGGCTTTAATGAATAAACCGATTCTTGATGCAGGAGCATAGTTTTCCAGAGAAGCAATCACTAGGCCATTTGGTAATTTGGTAAACTCAAGGTCCTGAGGCTGTGAAGGCACTCCTGCAGGGGCGGCTGTGGCTTTCACTTTGGGAGCAACTTTCAGGGAGTAAAACCTCGAGAGAGACCCGGCTCTGTTTAGCAGCTTCATGGCTCCAGCTCGCTCTAATCCATGGTCACGGCCGGCTGGAAGGAAAGCAAGATGGTGGCAGACCAACTATTTGAATATTATGCAGACAGTTCTCTCCATTGGATAGTCTATATGCTCTTATCAGTTAAAGTTCGATCCACCATAAGGATATGGATATATAATTGGactatattttgcttttaatgtttttctttgatgatATGTTCTTGGTTTTTAATTGATACAACTGTAAGAAatgttaatgaatttattttgaattttatttaaaaatcctcttgATAATAAGCCTCCCCAGATATTCTGTATTATACTTCTGTTCCTGTACATTTCTTCAGTGTGTTTTCTTATCCTTTGAGACCTAACTCAGATACCTTCTTTGTTAAGAAAGTCCCTATTTTgggacatctaggtggctcagtcattaagtatctgcctttggctcaggtcatgatccagggtcctgggatagagccccacctcgggctccctgctcagccggaagcctgcttctccctctccctctgctgcccccctgcttgtgttccctctcttgctgtgtctctctctgtcaaataaataaataaaatcttttaaaaaagaaaaaagtccctaTTTCCCACAGTCacagtcttttcttcttttgtgcattttgattatttttttgttataacAATTATCATATATTGTTTTGGTTGCCCACAGTTTCACAAATTTCACCCCAAAAGCtagtgacttaaaataataatttgtcaacatttttcatgtttctatagATTGACTGGAATCAGTTGGACAGTTCTTGCTTGCTTAGAGTCATGTGGTCGCAGGCAGATGGCAGCTGGGGCTAAGTCAGCTGGGGGCTTGACTAAATTCCACAGATCACACATGTCTGATACCCAGGTGGAGATGACAGGAACAGATGAGGGTGGCTGGGCACTTCTGAGTCTCCTTGTATTTGTTCCATGGGGTTTGTGTGGGTTTCCACACAGCACGACATCTCAGGATAACTGCATTCCTTATACAGGGATTCGCTTCCTCCAGAGCCAAAGCTGCCGGGTTTCTTATGACTTATCCTTGGGAGTCCTAGAAcccacttctgccatattctgtaGGCCAGGGAAGTCACTgaggccagcccagattcaaagAGAAGGGAATCGGGTCTATCCTCCATCTCCGTGTTAGGAGCAGTATGCACGTACAGGAGGGCAGGCATTGACAGTGGTCATCTTTGGAAATGACCTACCCTGtgtagaacagaacagaatttcAGTGCTGAAAAGTATTTGAAAGCACATCTGATTCAACTTTCTCATTTtgctgaagacaaaaaaaaaaaaaatctagaaagatgaAATTACTTGCCCCAAATTAAACATttcatacatatgtgtgtgtttgtttgtttgtttatttatttatatttgcctCTCCTCCCTTCATGAACTCAACCCCCAAACTGTTTGTTTGTTCACAGCCTAGCAAAGGACCATGCATAAATTATATGTACAAGCGTTTTCCAAAGGCATGGTATGCTGTAGAACCCATGTTTAGCCGCCCTGTTTATTACTTTgaggagcaaaggaaaagaagtccAAACTTCTGGTTTGGGTGCATTTTGCCCTGGACTGTGTGCATTTTGACCTGAGTTAGCTGTTGTTCTCTGTTGTGAAATCAACCCagatagggttttttaaaaaatagttcttgTAGCTTCACTCCTCAGAATATACCTTGTTGTGTAGATTCAACTCTGGAACCATGAAAATGACCTACagacaaaaaccaaaattaaatcatactgaaaatgaaaagcatcctaagaatggaaagcaaaacaaaataaataaacttcattcTCAGGTATATATTAAGAACAAAATAACttcaaagccaaacaaaaaaatgtaaaactgttttcagtaattatatcattgataataattttgtattattatccTAATACTGGTTTGCATGTGTAATGGGATAAAACTACAATTACGTTAATATCATTAGGAATcaagatttttataataaaagttttGAGATTAACAAAAATTCtgtattaataaatttaaacatgGGATCGCTAGTATAAACTCAAGATATATACTCttataaatgtgtatttcttagCTCTGTCCAGTAAAATGAGAAACAATAACTAATAATTCTTCAATGGCAGTAAGCACCATTAATGCACAGATTCTGATCTCTAAAAGCCATTTCCTCCTAAATCAAGTTGAGGGTCCTTAGAAAAATGATTGATTTCAGGACTGGGACACATAACGTACAAGGTAAGTCTGGAATATTTTGTAAtgacagaaaaaaagtaaagctatCAAAGAGTACTGAGGAGGTCATGGTCATGTTAGAAGGAATCAGGAGCCAGCAAGAAGTGTATCCAAATAGCaaaagttaggggtgcctgggtggctcagtcagttgggcggctgccttcggctgggtcgtggtctccaggtcctgggatcaccctGCATCAAGTTCCCAGCTAGGCAGGAagttagcttctccctctccttctccctctgcttctcccactgcttgtgctctctctcaaatgaagaaataaaatcttaaaaaacaaaatagcaaacgTAGAGACATTGAGAATCAGTAAGAATAACGACTGAATGATCAACAATAGTAAGATTTGGTGAATTAAaaccaaatattatttttaaaatcacaaggaATCCACAATTGTACTATAAAAAAGCCTCTTGGACACCTTTGCTACCTGAGTGGGAAATGATTTAACATTCTGAAAACTAAACTTAAATTTTCTGCATTAATCTTATATCAAATGCCATAAAATAGTAGAtgagaaaaatctgttttgtttttttttaatgatctctgTTATTAAAAGAAGGGATGTTAAAGTTAGCATAGCATATCATTTTGGAAActgcaaaataaattatttggcaAAAGCAACAATGATCAGTGGCTGATAGTGACATCAAAAGTGTTGAAGTCAGACATTGTGCTCCATCTGGTAAAAGTACACAGAACATGGAGGAAGTAATTCTGCCAAGAAATGAACCTCCTCTCAGGTCAGCTCTGCAGACTTAGCAACAGTTGACAAGAAATGCAGGAGACAGGAGCATGATAAATGGCAACGTGAAGAAACAATCTACAAAATCCAGACTATAAGAAAACTCGACTATAAGAAACTCGACAGGAGTGCTCAAACTTGAACAAGCATATAGATTGCCCAAAGATCTtgctaaaatgcaaattctgacaGAACTGTGGTGTGGGATCCAgattctttatttataataaactcTCAAGAGTTGTCAGTGCTCCTGGTCTATGGACTGTACTTTGAGTAGCAAGGTTCAAGGTAAACTTAATTTCTTAAGGGaggcaagaaggaaaaagagaaatgacctgTAAGTTAAAAGTGATTCCAGAGCTATAATAACCAAATGCTGTGTCTACACTTCTGTCTAGGACCAttgaatcaatcaatgtgaaaaattatgagaaaatggCAAGCAGATATTTGATAAttatattaaggaattattgcTTATTTCTTAAGGTGTGATAACAGTACTCTTTGGTTAtggttttttaataaaaattcttggagtgcctgagtggctcagtcactgggtgTCTGctttagactcaggtcatgatccagagtcctgggatcaagccctgcatcccatttcctgcttggcaggaggcctgcttctccctctccctctgctgctccccttgcttgtgttccctctctcactttgtctctctctgttaaataaataaaatcttaaaaaaaaaaaaaaagagttcttatCCTTCTGAGATACACACATCATTTATAGCAGGATTGATGTGATAATCAGAACTGTGTTGAAAATCAATCTGTATATTATTCTGGGGGGAAATAGTGGAGAGGGGCTGGGAATCATGagttcatcattttattttctctactttgttATGTTTGAGTATTTccattagaagaaaaatttttaaatggctctGAAAAATTATTAcacatattttggaaatattccaatttttttaagtgttcccctaaattcttcatttttttttttttttttttttttttacgtacATGTGAGTGGATCACTTTTCTTGGCAAGTCTGTAGCTTTCATTATCTTTTCAAGGATGATTGAATGAACAGGAATATTACTAATAGTATGTAAATTAAAGACACGATCTCCTTTGAAAACTAACAGATTGAAGAAAGCCATTAAGATAATCATTGtactaaaatacatttcttgctcttcagtgaacatttttaaacatttcctggTGGATAATGGTGTATTTTAATAGAAGATCACCCTCTGCTGTCCTGACAAGAAATAGCACCACATCGAAGAACATTGTGTCCTTAATTTTTCCAGTTACCAGTTATGGCAATTCCAACATAAGAGTAGTGATAATTATAGCAACAACACTAATTATATAGATCAAGGTAACaattgaaaaacacaaattagCAATCAGGAATAAAAAGGGGCTGTTACTATTGATCCTAATAGATAATCAAGAGCATAAGGGATGACTATAGAAAACTTTAAGTCGATAAGTTTGCCAAgttaaattccttgaaaaataaaaattaacaaaatgatacaaaatcaaatagaaaattcTGAATAGCCTTTAATTCACTTTAAGAAAGTGAATTTCTTATTAAAACTTGCCACAAAGACAACTCCAGTTTCAGTTGGTTTCACTCATGAATTCTGTTAAAcgtgaaggaagaaataaaatgaatcttaCACAGACtcttccagaaaagaagaaaaagtaatacTTCCCAACTTATTGATAAATCCAGGATAACCCTAAGGtcaaaatctgaaaattttataagaaaatactgcccataaatatgtttgttaaaattcttaacaaaaaataCCATTTCCAACAACCTGTGACATATCATGAACAAGTCATGCTTATCCAGAAATaaagaatgacaaaaataataaataatccacTGTATTAACAAACGGACTCTTAAAAATCAACCACTGAAATTCACTATTTTaacaacacagagaagaaaaacgATATACTCatcttaatagattttttaaataatttaaaaattcattaatttttaatggtAAAAACTCTAGTAAACTTAGAATAAAGAGAGCCATCCTGCATGGAAATCAGTAAAAATCCTATAGCAAACATTAGTATGAATGGTGAAGCATGGGCAGTTTAACTACTCACATTGAGAAAATCAAGGATAACCCTTGTTATTActttcttgaaacatttttctagtCATTGTAATAtatcaagggaaagaaaaaaaaatcaagaatcttGGAAAGAAGTAAACCTTTCCCCTGTAtcagagaagacattttttttacataaaaaaatacatatttagggtataaatgctaaaggaaataagtcagtcagagaaagacaaataccataagatctcagttatatgtagaatttaagaaacaacacaaatgaacagagggaaaaataagagagagaggcaaaccaagaaacagattcttaatgccaaagaacacactgatggtcaccagaggggaggtgggtgggggatgggggaaatgggtgatggggatgaaggagtgcacctgtgatgagcacggggtgatgtatggaagtgctgaatcactatgttgtatacctgacactaatattacactgtatgttaactaatgaatttaaataaaaactttaaaaaatactgacattgttaaaaaaaagtcatagaagTAAATAGGATGAATCTTAAATCACTTACCTTAATGTGAACTAAGAGTTAATTCATGTAGTGTTTCCCTGTAGTGGGCCCTGTTCTAATTGTTTTATATGTCTTCATCCCAGCGAATCTACGAAGTAGACACTAATCTTTCCTgtgttatagatgaagaaacagaggcagagcagcaggccttcccctttccttccctggggGGGCCAGTGGCTGGTCCAGCAGAAGGATAGGTAGGAGGGTTGGTTCCCCCTGCAGTGTGGAGGGAACAGGTGGCTGGCACCAGCTTCCCCTAGACTGCAAGCCAATTCTTTTAGATCAAATGCTCCTCTCCCTGGAGGAGGATCCCAAACCGTCCTCTGGATGCAGCCTCCCAGGGTGTAACTGCTGAGGGTTCTAGGTCATGTCCTGCTGTGGTTCGGCCCCCAGTTTGCTAACCCTTTATGTTCCTGGTCAGCAGCATCCTAACTTAGTGGCCAGCACTGTCCTTGCACCCTATTTCtgacaagaggaggaggaggggacatGGATGTTGCTTCTTGACCAGTTGCTTCTTGGCAAGGAGGGCCCTCAGCGCTGTCCTTGGGGACCAGATGGGGTTTTACAAGCCTGAGCCTCATAATTCAtgaattgttctcatttttattttttaagatggatttattta
Above is a genomic segment from Mustela nigripes isolate SB6536 chromosome 4, MUSNIG.SB6536, whole genome shotgun sequence containing:
- the LOC132015188 gene encoding LOW QUALITY PROTEIN: cytochrome b-c1 complex subunit 2, mitochondrial-like (The sequence of the model RefSeq protein was modified relative to this genomic sequence to represent the inferred CDS: inserted 1 base in 1 codon; deleted 1 base in 1 codon; substituted 1 base at 1 genomic stop codon), which encodes MKLLNRAGSLSRFYSLKVAPKVKATAAPAGVPSQPQDLEFTKLPNGLVIASLENYAPASRIGLFIKAGSRHEDSNNLGTSHLLRLASSLTTKGASSFKITRGIEAVGGKLSVTSTRESMAYTVECLRDHVDVLMELLLNVTTXPEFHRWEVAALQSQLRIDKAVAFQNPQAHVLENLHAAAYQNASANSLHCPDYRIGKVTPDELHYFVXNHFTSARMALVGLGVSHPVLKQVAEQFLNMRGGLGLPGAKAKYRGGEIREQNGDSLVHAALVAESAATGSAEANAFSVLQYVLGAGPHVKRGSNPTSSLYQAVAKGVHQPFDVSAFNASYSDSGLFGIYTVSQAAAAGDVIKAAYSQVKTIAQGNLSNADVQAAKNKLKAGYLMSVEVSEGFLDEVGSQALGAGSYTPPATVLQQIDSVADADVVNAAKKFVSGRKSMAASGNLGHTPFVDEL